ATTTAGTTCAAGCGAGATAGTTCCAGTCGCTGAGTTTGAGGGAGGGTTATTTGAATCGTAAGTAATCAGGTTACGAGCTTCAATATTCTTAGGATAACTGTTGATGTGTTCAATAAATGTTCGGTTACCATCAACACGACGCACCTGATACTCCCGTCGATCTCCGCTATCTAATCCTAATGACGGAATATCGTCAGTAAATAAGCTTGTGATTTCAACTACGGAACCAGTAGAATCTTCGTTCAGAGCAGCAATATCGAAAGAGGCTATAATTGGCTCAAAGTTTGAATTTCTTACGGCTTCGTAAATAGGCATCGTATCTGAGGCAACATTCTCATAAGAGACATGGCGAAGAAGAATCTTCTCCTGCTTCTTTTCCCAACGCACGATCTGAGTATTTAATTTTTCTCCACCGTAGCCAAGATTGTCCACTGTTTTTGCAATTCTTGAAACCAAGAGCATTTCCCGATTCAAAAGTTCATCTGGTATTTCATAATAATACTTATCATCAACTTTATGGACGTCAAACAAACCTTCGTCTGTTTTCGCCTCTTTGGTTATGACATCGCTATATTTTTTCATTCCATCATCTCCGCCGGGTCCGCCTCCGCGCATTCCTTGTGATGGTCTTTCAGAAGAACTTGCAGCTTTCTCAGCTGTTTTACACCCTGCAAATACAAAGGTAAAACTCAGCAAAAGAACTGCAAATCTGTTAATAGTTACTTTTCCGTAGTTCATAGATTTTGGGTTGATTCTTATTTTAAGGTATTAAATACGTAGGTGTATGAAAGTGGGGTTAGTTTATAAGCTAATCAAGTAGCTAAACCGATTAAATGTGTAAAAAGAATTAAATCAGGACGAAAATTGATCTAAAAAAAAAGCGCCGTTTTGCTAACGGCGCTTTCAGTATAAATGACTGTACTTTTTATTGCTCGTAATAGTCGTTTTGATCCAGACTTGTATTTACATCTATTTCACGTTGTGGAATAGGATAAGTAATCTGCCCGGAATCGTAAGAGATATCTCCTACATCTTGCTGAGTTCTTTTCAGGTCATGCAGAAGCTGACCTTCAAACATCAGTTCAAGCTTACGCTCAAGCAGAATGTCATCAAGATCAAATTCGGTTGGAAGTGTGTATAATGGAAGGTTAACCCGGCCTCGAACTTCATTAAGATCAGCCATTGGAGCAGCTCCAACATAGGGAGCACCTTCACGGAAATTACCTTCTGCACGTGTCAGGTACATTTCGGCCAACCGAACGACACCAATGTTACCAAATTGATTCGACCATTTCCCGGTTCGGGTATCACTATCATAAAACAGGTTAAGTCGGTCATCACCAGCTTCATAAAGGCTGATATGTGGGGGGCGAACCAAAATATCACCACGCCCACCATTCGCAGATGATGCATAAAACAGGTTCATTGAGTTTGCACCATCCTGTTCACTAACCTGAATGGAGAACACGTCTTCCGTGCTGTTCGATGTACGGTTGAAAGCATCCGCATAATTTGTTGTAAGGGTATAATTACCAGAACTAATCACACGGTCAGCAGCCTCTCGGGCTAAATCATAGTTGCCCATTTGTAAATGAACACGAGACAAGATAGCCGCAGCTACAGGGGCAGAAGCATAAACTCCATTTGTAGGAGGCAGTAAGCTTTCAGCATTCTGTAAATCAGTTAGCACCCGCTGATAACCAGCTTGAACGGTTTCCCTGGGAATTTCACTTTCTTCGTTTATCTCATCCGTTGGTGTAGTTACCAGGGGCACCCCCAGATTTGTACCAACATTACCTGCACTATATGGCAAGCCATACAGTTTGAGTAGGTTGAAGTAGATAATACCACGGATAAACAGCGCTTCTCCTTCCACGCGATCTCTGATATCTTCATCTACCACATCAAGTGCTGAAAGTACATTATTGGTTAGGTTGATGGCATTATAAGCAGCCGACCAAGTAGCTGAAACCTGTCCATTTTCAACCTGGATATCTTTTCTCCAGATTTGCTCTGGTTCTTCAAACGTTCCGGTCCATTGTACTTCGTTATTTAAATTATTGTCTGCAAGAAGGTCTGGTTCAAACAGGATTTCTCCTCCAAACAGATCATCATCAGATAGAGCATTATAGGCTCCTATAAGAACAGCCTCAACGTTATCAGATGTATTGAGCGCTACCTCTGCGTCAATAGATTGCTTGGGATTAATGTCCAGCAATCCATCGCAACCTGCGGCAAAAAACACCGTCAGTACAAGCGTGTATAGAATTTTACTTTTTATGTTTTTCATAATAGGAAATATTAAATCGGTTATAGATTCTTTGGCTTTCATTTAAAACCCTAAGTTGATACCAACTTCAAATGTTCTGGGCTGAGGTGCGGCATAAAAATCCGTCCCTAATGTAATGTTACTTGCCGTGAAGTCAGTATTCACTTCAGGATCCCATCCATCGTAATCGGTAAATGTCAACAGATTTAAACCGGTGAAGTACAATCGTGCTTTTCTGAGTGAAAGACGATCCATTAAACTTTGCGGAAGGGTGTATCCAAGTGTCAGTGTCTTCAAACGAAGGTAACTGCCATCGCTTAAATATCTTGAAGATTCACCGGTTCCATTTCCACCGAGTAGTCGGGCCTGAGGCACATCGGTAATATCACCGGGCTGTTGCCACCTGTCCATTTGGTCTACGGTTTGATTATCAAAGAAATCAGCGTTGGCAGACTGGAACGTTCCTCCACCATTATAAATATCATTTCCATATACATACTGGAAGAAGATATTCAGATCAAATCCTTTGTAATTGAAGGTATTACCAATTCCACCCTGAAAATCAGGATTGGGATCACCTATAACCACGCGGTTAGCAGCATTGAAACTGTTAGTAGTGCCCGCACTGTAGTCTTTACCATCAGGGCTATGAACGTAATACAGCGCATCACCATTATCAGGATCTACACCTGCATATTCACGAGCAAAAAACACCCCTATCGGTTCGCCTTCAACAGCTTGACTCACAAATGATCCTTCAATTACCTGTCCGTCAAGATTGGTAATTTTGTTCTCATTAGCTCCAAAATTGAAGGTTGTTGACCAGCTAAAGTCACCAACAAAGTTTCGGGTCGTAACTACAAACTCAAAACCATTGTTCTCTAGAGAACCAACATTTCTGGTTTGAGTTGTAAAGCCTGTGGTTGCCGGCACATTTACACTCAGCAGTAAGTCTTCTGTATTTTTTGAGTAGTAGTCAATTTCGGCAGTAACACGATCAGAGAACAGACCAAGATCAACACCAACATTAAACTGTTTGGTTGTTTCCCATTTAAGATCCGGATTAGGTGACTGTGTGGGCGCCAAACCTGAAGCTCCACCATAAGCACCGGCTCCAAAAAGTCCACGAGATGGGAAGTTTCCAATTTCAGCATTCCCGGTAAAACCATAACTGGCCCGGAATTTCAGGAAACTTATTTGATCTACATCTTCAAGGAAATCTTCGTTAGATAAAATCCAGCCAGCAGATGCTGCGGGGAAGAATCCGTACCGATTGTTTTCTCCAAATCGGGAAGATCCATCAACAGTACCGCTTATGTTCAGCAGATACGTATCATCAAAACTATAGTTTGCCCGTGCAAAGTAGCTGGTAAAACTATAGGAAGTATTTGTTGCATCACCCGCATCAATAGTTGCAGCACTAGCTACCTGACGGAAAAGATCATTCGGAAAATCAATTCCACTAACATAAACCTGGTCAGTTTCAACCTGTTGGGTTGAAAGACCTGCTGTAATGTCAATGGATTGCTCTTCAGTTAAATCTTTAATGTAGTTTGCATACGCCTGAGACGTAATGTTCAC
The genomic region above belongs to Gracilimonas sp. and contains:
- a CDS encoding TonB-dependent receptor codes for the protein MMKKLRLLSSILVLLLFATTGYIHAQTVSGIVTSAEDGQTLPGITVLLQGTNTGVATNLEGEYEINLNSDQFENGTLVFSGVGFIQQAVPINGRSEINIELATDTQLLDEVVVVGFGSQIKEKVTGNISSVSASDIEGVPVNSLEQAVQGKAAGVFIQTNNGKLGQGIQVRVRGSASVSASNQPLYVIDGIPVTTANLSINAAATNPLADINPNDIESIDILKDASAAAIYGSRGSNGVVLITTKSGQSGATQFDANYSISTSQPSGKKDWLNADQYLELFNEAFANSSTDGTINGTLFGFTRDELFDTFIPGWDQGYDTDWQELAFQDNTSHKFDLSASGGDDKTRFRVSGQYSGQEGIIIDNTFDRISGRLNLDHTANDKVQIGTNLNVVKSVNNRLSTDNAFSTPIQLVALPPVQRPFNDEGEPSRETVYDNGLLFRDGASFETTVFRALGNAFINYEPIDNLILRGEFGADVLDQNEERWYGSSVSQFTGATRGTADNRYVRVVNITSQAYANYIKDLTEEQSIDITAGLSTQQVETDQVYVSGIDFPNDLFRQVASAATIDAGDATNTSYSFTSYFARANYSFDDTYLLNISGTVDGSSRFGENNRYGFFPAASAGWILSNEDFLEDVDQISFLKFRASYGFTGNAEIGNFPSRGLFGAGAYGGASGLAPTQSPNPDLKWETTKQFNVGVDLGLFSDRVTAEIDYYSKNTEDLLLSVNVPATTGFTTQTRNVGSLENNGFEFVVTTRNFVGDFSWSTTFNFGANENKITNLDGQVIEGSFVSQAVEGEPIGVFFAREYAGVDPDNGDALYYVHSPDGKDYSAGTTNSFNAANRVVIGDPNPDFQGGIGNTFNYKGFDLNIFFQYVYGNDIYNGGGTFQSANADFFDNQTVDQMDRWQQPGDITDVPQARLLGGNGTGESSRYLSDGSYLRLKTLTLGYTLPQSLMDRLSLRKARLYFTGLNLLTFTDYDGWDPEVNTDFTASNITLGTDFYAAPQPRTFEVGINLGF
- a CDS encoding RagB/SusD family nutrient uptake outer membrane protein, yielding MKNIKSKILYTLVLTVFFAAGCDGLLDINPKQSIDAEVALNTSDNVEAVLIGAYNALSDDDLFGGEILFEPDLLADNNLNNEVQWTGTFEEPEQIWRKDIQVENGQVSATWSAAYNAINLTNNVLSALDVVDEDIRDRVEGEALFIRGIIYFNLLKLYGLPYSAGNVGTNLGVPLVTTPTDEINEESEIPRETVQAGYQRVLTDLQNAESLLPPTNGVYASAPVAAAILSRVHLQMGNYDLAREAADRVISSGNYTLTTNYADAFNRTSNSTEDVFSIQVSEQDGANSMNLFYASSANGGRGDILVRPPHISLYEAGDDRLNLFYDSDTRTGKWSNQFGNIGVVRLAEMYLTRAEGNFREGAPYVGAAPMADLNEVRGRVNLPLYTLPTEFDLDDILLERKLELMFEGQLLHDLKRTQQDVGDISYDSGQITYPIPQREIDVNTSLDQNDYYEQ